TAATGAACTTCAAGAAAAAGTGTCAGACCAGCCAGGCCAAGAAACATTGGCAATAGAACTGGAAAAACAACCTGGCAGAGTGGGGGGAGAAAGCTCGCCCCGTGAAGCTATTTATAAGCAGATTGGTCTGACGGAAAAACAACGCCGGGCTAAGGAGATGGACTTAACTGACGCCAAGGTGGCTGCCAATGAAATTGGCAGCATGGGAGAGATGAGCGGACTCAGGCCTAAAGAGCGCTTCCGGCAAGAAGCACAGGCTTGGCTGGACTTCAAAAAAATGACAGATAAAAGTGTGGTGCAAGGCTACATCTGGTCCGAAATATTCGGCAAGCCAAGATCCAAGCAGCCGCATCCCTTGTATGCCCGTTACCGGCGACTTTCTCACGTTAACAAAGGAAAATAAAGGAATATCAGTTATGGGGCTGCCCTTAAGCGTGCTGAAACTCTAGGGCAGCCTGTTTTATGTTATAGGTTATAGGGCTCGCCATTTGGCGAGCTTGCTTTGTGTTTGGAGTCATACTCCCCTTCCTGTGATGCATAACATCAATAAGAGGGGAGGAGGAGCGGATGCGAAAGCTTCATCAGAAGTTGAAGCGCTGGGCAGCTGGAGTACTCGATATACCCCAGGACGTTATTTTGGATTTGCCCCGCATCACCATGATCGGGCCGTTGCAGATGTACGTTGAGAATCACCAGGGGGTTTTGCTGTTTAATCACAATGAGCTGAGACTTCTGCTAAGCAATAAAGGACAATTGCTTGTCCGTGGGGAAAAGCTGGTCATCCGCCAAATTTTACCCGAGGAAGTATTATTGGAGGGAT
This DNA window, taken from Caldalkalibacillus thermarum, encodes the following:
- the yqfC gene encoding sporulation protein YqfC, which encodes MRKLHQKLKRWAAGVLDIPQDVILDLPRITMIGPLQMYVENHQGVLLFNHNELRLLLSNKGQLLVRGEKLVIRQILPEEVLLEGYIRQVQYLDPGH